The following proteins are encoded in a genomic region of Glycine max cultivar Williams 82 chromosome 18, Glycine_max_v4.0, whole genome shotgun sequence:
- the LOC100805741 gene encoding anaphase-promoting complex subunit 2 isoform X2, translating into MEEPNPCIFNPAILDSLTDDAVQEILDGYNGFCNATQSLLVGNGDLSVAPDFVSLVHVLCKHRLRSLVQDHFFRLLEETFERNGASRFWRHFDPYSRVAGLNKNDDLDIDEDEIQSVLYKALEDITLEKQYQEKCLLMLVHALQSYKDQVSEDKHGFEGDRNYLTSKYQWIVSSVLMASLPRHFPVILHWYFKRKLEELSTIMDGEFGDDASQNKDCMDLDEKGKLCNKVGEMDVDECYNDHRFSENCKLVKNIGKVVLDLRNLGFTSTAEDAYASAIFLLLKAKVHDVAGDDFRSSVLQSIKSWIQAVPLQFLHALLVYLGDVVSYESTSSGLKSPLAPQPSSCCPGIDTPSEGLVRWKLRLEYFAYETLQDLRIAKLFEIIVDYPESSPAIEDLKLCLEYTGQHSKLVESFISALRYRLLTAGASTNDILHQYVSTIKALRTIDPAGVFLEAVGEPIRDYLRGRRDTIKCIVTMMTDGTGAHSSSSGNPGDSLLEELNRDEEIQENAGVDDDFNTDDRQAWINAMRWQPDPVEADPLKGSRNQRKVDILGMIVGIIGSKDQLVHEYRTMLAEKLLNKSNYDIDSEIRTLELLKIHFGESSLQKCEIMLNDLIGSKRINSNIKATINQPSQTSVELGDSAISMDVISATIISSNFWPPIQDEPLNLPEPVDQLLSDYAKRFNEIKTPRKLLWKKSLGTIKLELQFQDREMQFTVAPVHASIIMKFQDQPSWTSKKLAAAIGVPADVLNRRINFWISKGIIAESQGADSSDHVYTIVENMAEPSKNGASTGCAQELLGGEEEEERSVASVENQLRKEMTVYEKFILGMLTNFGSMALDRIHNTLKVRMVLVLYPLKKKRTVLHLHLYKCLDTDSTIKISYMIVLSQMFCIADPPYDKSLQQLQSFLSGLVSEEKLELRDGMYFLKK; encoded by the exons ATGGAGGAACCAAACCCGTGTATATTCAACCCTGCAATTTTGGATTCTCTCACTGATGATGCGGTGCAAGAAATCCTCGACGGCTACAATGGCTTCTGCAACGCTACGCAATCACTTCTCGTCGGTAACGGCGATCTCTCCGTCGCTCCCGACTTTGTTTCTCTTGTTCACGTTCTCTGCAAACACCGCCTCCGTTCCCTCGTTCAAGACCACTTTTTTCGACTCCTAGAG GAGACGTTTGAACGAAATGGGGCATCGAGATTTTGGCGCCATTTTGATCCTTATTCTCGTGTTGCAGGTTTGAACAAGAATGATGACCTTGAT ATTGATGAGGATGAGATTCAGAGTGTGTTGTATAAAGCTTTGGAAGATATTACTTTGGAGAAACAATATCAGGAGAAGTGTCTATTGATGTTGGTGCATGCTTTGCAATCTTACAAGGACCAGGTGTCAGAGGATAAGCATGGTTTTGAAGGAGACAGAAATTACCTTACCTCTAAGTATCAATGGATTGTCTCTTCTGTACTCATGGCCTCACTTCCTCGGCATTTCCCTG TTATACTGCATtggtattttaaaagaaaactggAGGAGTTGAGTACCATTATGGATGGAGAGTTCGGTGATGATGCATCTCAAAATAAGGATTGCATGGATTTAGATGAAAAAGGAAAACTATGCAACAAAGTTGGTGAAATGGATGTTGATGAGTGCTATAATGACCATAGGTTCTCGGAAAACTGTAAACTTGTGAAGAACATTGGAAAAGTTGTTCTTGATCTTAGGAATCTTGGATTTACTTCCACGGCTGAAGATGCTTATGCTTCTGCTATATTTTTACTACTGAAG GCAAAAGTACATGATGTAGCTGGTGATGATTTTCGGAGTTCTGTTTTACAATCTATCAAAAGCTGGATACAG GCTGTTCCTCTTCAGTTTCTTCATGCGCTTCTTGTCTATCTTGGTGATGTCGTTAGTTATGAGAGTACTTCATCAGGTCTGAAATCACCTTTGGCACCACAGCCATCTTCATGCTGTCCTGGAATTGATACTCCCTCTGAAGGGCTTGTGAGATGGAAGTTGCGGCTGGAATATTTTGCATATGAAACACTACAAGATTTAAGAATAGCCAAATTATTCGAGATAATTGTTGATTATCCTGAGAG CTCTCCTGCAATTGAAGACTTAAAATTGTGTCTTGAATACACTGGACAACATTCAAAGCTGGTGGAATCATTTATTTCAGCACTGCGTTATCGCTTGCTTACTGCAGGCGCCTCAACCAATGATATATTACACCAATATGTTTCAACTATCAAAGCACTTAGGACAATAGACCCTGCAGGTGTTTTCCTTGAGGCAGTTGGTGAACCCATAAGAGATTATTTAAGAGGAAGGAGAGATACCATAAAGTGCATAGTAACCATGATGACAGATGGGACTGGTGCACATTCAAGTTCATCTGGAAATCCTGGAGATAGCCTTCTCGAAGAGTTGAACAGAGATGAAGAGATTCAAGAGAATGCTGGTGTTGATGATGATTTTAACACTGATGATAGGCAAGCATGGATCAATGCCATGCG ATGGCAACCTGACCCTGTGGAAGCAGATCCATTAAAGGGAAGCAGAAACCAAAGGAAGGTTGACATCCTTGGGATGATTGTTGGCATAATTGGTTCAAAAGATCAATTAGTTCATGAATATCGAACTATGCTTGCCGAGAAActtctaaataaatcaaattatgaTATTGATTCAGAGATACGTACTTTAGAACTCCTCAAG ATACACTTTGGAGAGAGCAGCCTACAGAAATGTGAGATTATGCTCAATGATCTAATTGGCTCAAAGAGAATCAACAGTAACATTAAAGCTACCATAAATCAGCCATCTCAGACCA GTGTTGAATTGGGAGACAGTGCAATATCCATGGATGTAATTTCTGCTACTATCATATCTTCTAATTTCTGGCCTCCAATACAG GATGAGCCCCTTAACCTGCCTGAGCCTGTTGACCAGCTCCTATCTGATTATGCAAAGAGATTTAATGAAATCAAAACACCACGTAAGCTGCTGTGGAAAAAAAGTCTTGGAACCATCAAG CTGGAGTTGCAGTTTCAAGATAGGGAAATGCAATTCACAGTAGCACCTGTTCATGCATCTATCATTATGAAATTTCAAGATCAACCAAG TTGGACCTCTAAAAAGCTTGCAGCTGCTATTGGGGTACCTGCAGATGTTTTAAATCGGAGAATAAATTTCTGGATAAGCAAG GGAATCATTGCAGAGTCACAAGGGGCAGATTCCTCTGACCATGTATACACCATTGTGGAAAACATGGCTGAGCCAAGTAAGAATGGAGCCAGTACTGGTTGTGCTCAGGAACTTCTAGGAGGTGAAGAGGAGGAAGAGAGATCTGTGGCATCTGTGGAAAATCAACTTCGTAAGGAAATGACTGTATATGAG AAATTTATCCTGGGGATGCTCACAAACTTTGGTAGCATGGCATTAGATCGAATTCACAATACTCTCAAGGTAAGAATGGTTTTAGTCTTGTAccccctgaaaaaaaaaagaacagttTTACACCTTCACCTATATAAATGTTTGGACACAGATAGCACGATCAAGATTAGTTACATGATTGTATTGTCACAGATGTTTTGCATTGCCGATCCCCCATATGACAAGTCACTCCAGCAACTACAAAGCTTTTTATCTGGTCTAGTTTCTGAGGAGAAGTTAGAACTTCGGGATGGAATGTACTTTCTAAAGAAGTAG
- the LOC100805741 gene encoding anaphase-promoting complex subunit 2 isoform X4 has translation MEEPNPCIFNPAILDSLTDDAVQEILDGYNGFCNATQSLLVGNGDLSVAPDFVSLVHVLCKHRLRSLVQDHFFRLLEETFERNGASRFWRHFDPYSRVAGLNKNDDLDIDEDEIQSVLYKALEDITLEKQYQEKCLLMLVHALQSYKDQVSEDKHGFEGDRNYLTSKYQWIVSSVLMASLPRHFPVILHWYFKRKLEELSTIMDGEFGDDASQNKDCMDLDEKGKLCNKVGEMDVDECYNDHRFSENCKLVKNIGKVVLDLRNLGFTSTAEDAYASAIFLLLKAKVHDVAGDDFRSSVLQSIKSWIQAVPLQFLHALLVYLGDVVSYESTSSGLKSPLAPQPSSCCPGIDTPSEGLVRWKLRLEYFAYETLQDLRIAKLFEIIVDYPESSPAIEDLKLCLEYTGQHSKLVESFISALRYRLLTAGASTNDILHQYVSTIKALRTIDPAGVFLEAVGEPIRDYLRGRRDTIKCIVTMMTDGTGAHSSSSGNPGDSLLEELNRDEEIQENAGVDDDFNTDDRQAWINAMRWQPDPVEADPLKGSRNQRKVDILGMIVGIIGSKDQLVHEYRTMLAEKLLNKSNYDIDSEIRTLELLKIHFGESSLQKCEIMLNDLIGSKRINSNIKATINQPSQTSVELGDSAISMDVISATIISSNFWPPIQDEPLNLPEPVDQLLSDYAKRFNEIKTPRKLLWKKSLGTIKLELQFQDREMQFTVAPVHASIIMKFQDQPSWTSKKLAAAIGVPADVLNRRINFWISKGIIAESQGADSSDHVYTIVENMAEPSKNGASTGCAQELLGGEEEEERSVASVENQLRKEMTVYEKFILGMLTNFGSMALDRIHNTLKMFCIADPPYDKSLQQLQSFLSGLVSEEKLELRDGMYFLKK, from the exons ATGGAGGAACCAAACCCGTGTATATTCAACCCTGCAATTTTGGATTCTCTCACTGATGATGCGGTGCAAGAAATCCTCGACGGCTACAATGGCTTCTGCAACGCTACGCAATCACTTCTCGTCGGTAACGGCGATCTCTCCGTCGCTCCCGACTTTGTTTCTCTTGTTCACGTTCTCTGCAAACACCGCCTCCGTTCCCTCGTTCAAGACCACTTTTTTCGACTCCTAGAG GAGACGTTTGAACGAAATGGGGCATCGAGATTTTGGCGCCATTTTGATCCTTATTCTCGTGTTGCAGGTTTGAACAAGAATGATGACCTTGAT ATTGATGAGGATGAGATTCAGAGTGTGTTGTATAAAGCTTTGGAAGATATTACTTTGGAGAAACAATATCAGGAGAAGTGTCTATTGATGTTGGTGCATGCTTTGCAATCTTACAAGGACCAGGTGTCAGAGGATAAGCATGGTTTTGAAGGAGACAGAAATTACCTTACCTCTAAGTATCAATGGATTGTCTCTTCTGTACTCATGGCCTCACTTCCTCGGCATTTCCCTG TTATACTGCATtggtattttaaaagaaaactggAGGAGTTGAGTACCATTATGGATGGAGAGTTCGGTGATGATGCATCTCAAAATAAGGATTGCATGGATTTAGATGAAAAAGGAAAACTATGCAACAAAGTTGGTGAAATGGATGTTGATGAGTGCTATAATGACCATAGGTTCTCGGAAAACTGTAAACTTGTGAAGAACATTGGAAAAGTTGTTCTTGATCTTAGGAATCTTGGATTTACTTCCACGGCTGAAGATGCTTATGCTTCTGCTATATTTTTACTACTGAAG GCAAAAGTACATGATGTAGCTGGTGATGATTTTCGGAGTTCTGTTTTACAATCTATCAAAAGCTGGATACAG GCTGTTCCTCTTCAGTTTCTTCATGCGCTTCTTGTCTATCTTGGTGATGTCGTTAGTTATGAGAGTACTTCATCAGGTCTGAAATCACCTTTGGCACCACAGCCATCTTCATGCTGTCCTGGAATTGATACTCCCTCTGAAGGGCTTGTGAGATGGAAGTTGCGGCTGGAATATTTTGCATATGAAACACTACAAGATTTAAGAATAGCCAAATTATTCGAGATAATTGTTGATTATCCTGAGAG CTCTCCTGCAATTGAAGACTTAAAATTGTGTCTTGAATACACTGGACAACATTCAAAGCTGGTGGAATCATTTATTTCAGCACTGCGTTATCGCTTGCTTACTGCAGGCGCCTCAACCAATGATATATTACACCAATATGTTTCAACTATCAAAGCACTTAGGACAATAGACCCTGCAGGTGTTTTCCTTGAGGCAGTTGGTGAACCCATAAGAGATTATTTAAGAGGAAGGAGAGATACCATAAAGTGCATAGTAACCATGATGACAGATGGGACTGGTGCACATTCAAGTTCATCTGGAAATCCTGGAGATAGCCTTCTCGAAGAGTTGAACAGAGATGAAGAGATTCAAGAGAATGCTGGTGTTGATGATGATTTTAACACTGATGATAGGCAAGCATGGATCAATGCCATGCG ATGGCAACCTGACCCTGTGGAAGCAGATCCATTAAAGGGAAGCAGAAACCAAAGGAAGGTTGACATCCTTGGGATGATTGTTGGCATAATTGGTTCAAAAGATCAATTAGTTCATGAATATCGAACTATGCTTGCCGAGAAActtctaaataaatcaaattatgaTATTGATTCAGAGATACGTACTTTAGAACTCCTCAAG ATACACTTTGGAGAGAGCAGCCTACAGAAATGTGAGATTATGCTCAATGATCTAATTGGCTCAAAGAGAATCAACAGTAACATTAAAGCTACCATAAATCAGCCATCTCAGACCA GTGTTGAATTGGGAGACAGTGCAATATCCATGGATGTAATTTCTGCTACTATCATATCTTCTAATTTCTGGCCTCCAATACAG GATGAGCCCCTTAACCTGCCTGAGCCTGTTGACCAGCTCCTATCTGATTATGCAAAGAGATTTAATGAAATCAAAACACCACGTAAGCTGCTGTGGAAAAAAAGTCTTGGAACCATCAAG CTGGAGTTGCAGTTTCAAGATAGGGAAATGCAATTCACAGTAGCACCTGTTCATGCATCTATCATTATGAAATTTCAAGATCAACCAAG TTGGACCTCTAAAAAGCTTGCAGCTGCTATTGGGGTACCTGCAGATGTTTTAAATCGGAGAATAAATTTCTGGATAAGCAAG GGAATCATTGCAGAGTCACAAGGGGCAGATTCCTCTGACCATGTATACACCATTGTGGAAAACATGGCTGAGCCAAGTAAGAATGGAGCCAGTACTGGTTGTGCTCAGGAACTTCTAGGAGGTGAAGAGGAGGAAGAGAGATCTGTGGCATCTGTGGAAAATCAACTTCGTAAGGAAATGACTGTATATGAG AAATTTATCCTGGGGATGCTCACAAACTTTGGTAGCATGGCATTAGATCGAATTCACAATACTCTCAAG ATGTTTTGCATTGCCGATCCCCCATATGACAAGTCACTCCAGCAACTACAAAGCTTTTTATCTGGTCTAGTTTCTGAGGAGAAGTTAGAACTTCGGGATGGAATGTACTTTCTAAAGAAGTAG
- the LOC100805741 gene encoding anaphase-promoting complex subunit 2 isoform X3: protein MEEPNPCIFNPAILDSLTDDAVQEILDGYNGFCNATQSLLVGNGDLSVAPDFVSLVHVLCKHRLRSLVQDHFFRLLEETFERNGASRFWRHFDPYSRVAGLNKNDDLDQIDEDEIQSVLYKALEDITLEKQYQEKCLLMLVHALQSYKDQVSEDKHGFEGDRNYLTSKYQWIVSSVLMASLPRHFPVILHWYFKRKLEELSTIMDGEFGDDASQNKDCMDLDEKGKLCNKVGEMDVDECYNDHRFSENCKLVKNIGKVVLDLRNLGFTSTAEDAYASAIFLLLKAKVHDVAGDDFRSSVLQSIKSWIQAVPLQFLHALLVYLGDVVSYESTSSGLKSPLAPQPSSCCPGIDTPSEGLVRWKLRLEYFAYETLQDLRIAKLFEIIVDYPESSPAIEDLKLCLEYTGQHSKLVESFISALRYRLLTAGASTNDILHQYVSTIKALRTIDPAGVFLEAVGEPIRDYLRGRRDTIKCIVTMMTDGTGAHSSSSGNPGDSLLEELNRDEEIQENAGVDDDFNTDDRQAWINAMRWQPDPVEADPLKGSRNQRKVDILGMIVGIIGSKDQLVHEYRTMLAEKLLNKSNYDIDSEIRTLELLKIHFGESSLQKCEIMLNDLIGSKRINSNIKATINQPSQTSVELGDSAISMDVISATIISSNFWPPIQDEPLNLPEPVDQLLSDYAKRFNEIKTPRKLLWKKSLGTIKLELQFQDREMQFTVAPVHASIIMKFQDQPSWTSKKLAAAIGVPADVLNRRINFWISKGIIAESQGADSSDHVYTIVENMAEPSKNGASTGCAQELLGGEEEEERSVASVENQLRKEMTVYEKFILGMLTNFGSMALDRIHNTLKMFCIADPPYDKSLQQLQSFLSGLVSEEKLELRDGMYFLKK from the exons ATGGAGGAACCAAACCCGTGTATATTCAACCCTGCAATTTTGGATTCTCTCACTGATGATGCGGTGCAAGAAATCCTCGACGGCTACAATGGCTTCTGCAACGCTACGCAATCACTTCTCGTCGGTAACGGCGATCTCTCCGTCGCTCCCGACTTTGTTTCTCTTGTTCACGTTCTCTGCAAACACCGCCTCCGTTCCCTCGTTCAAGACCACTTTTTTCGACTCCTAGAG GAGACGTTTGAACGAAATGGGGCATCGAGATTTTGGCGCCATTTTGATCCTTATTCTCGTGTTGCAGGTTTGAACAAGAATGATGACCTTGAT CAGATTGATGAGGATGAGATTCAGAGTGTGTTGTATAAAGCTTTGGAAGATATTACTTTGGAGAAACAATATCAGGAGAAGTGTCTATTGATGTTGGTGCATGCTTTGCAATCTTACAAGGACCAGGTGTCAGAGGATAAGCATGGTTTTGAAGGAGACAGAAATTACCTTACCTCTAAGTATCAATGGATTGTCTCTTCTGTACTCATGGCCTCACTTCCTCGGCATTTCCCTG TTATACTGCATtggtattttaaaagaaaactggAGGAGTTGAGTACCATTATGGATGGAGAGTTCGGTGATGATGCATCTCAAAATAAGGATTGCATGGATTTAGATGAAAAAGGAAAACTATGCAACAAAGTTGGTGAAATGGATGTTGATGAGTGCTATAATGACCATAGGTTCTCGGAAAACTGTAAACTTGTGAAGAACATTGGAAAAGTTGTTCTTGATCTTAGGAATCTTGGATTTACTTCCACGGCTGAAGATGCTTATGCTTCTGCTATATTTTTACTACTGAAG GCAAAAGTACATGATGTAGCTGGTGATGATTTTCGGAGTTCTGTTTTACAATCTATCAAAAGCTGGATACAG GCTGTTCCTCTTCAGTTTCTTCATGCGCTTCTTGTCTATCTTGGTGATGTCGTTAGTTATGAGAGTACTTCATCAGGTCTGAAATCACCTTTGGCACCACAGCCATCTTCATGCTGTCCTGGAATTGATACTCCCTCTGAAGGGCTTGTGAGATGGAAGTTGCGGCTGGAATATTTTGCATATGAAACACTACAAGATTTAAGAATAGCCAAATTATTCGAGATAATTGTTGATTATCCTGAGAG CTCTCCTGCAATTGAAGACTTAAAATTGTGTCTTGAATACACTGGACAACATTCAAAGCTGGTGGAATCATTTATTTCAGCACTGCGTTATCGCTTGCTTACTGCAGGCGCCTCAACCAATGATATATTACACCAATATGTTTCAACTATCAAAGCACTTAGGACAATAGACCCTGCAGGTGTTTTCCTTGAGGCAGTTGGTGAACCCATAAGAGATTATTTAAGAGGAAGGAGAGATACCATAAAGTGCATAGTAACCATGATGACAGATGGGACTGGTGCACATTCAAGTTCATCTGGAAATCCTGGAGATAGCCTTCTCGAAGAGTTGAACAGAGATGAAGAGATTCAAGAGAATGCTGGTGTTGATGATGATTTTAACACTGATGATAGGCAAGCATGGATCAATGCCATGCG ATGGCAACCTGACCCTGTGGAAGCAGATCCATTAAAGGGAAGCAGAAACCAAAGGAAGGTTGACATCCTTGGGATGATTGTTGGCATAATTGGTTCAAAAGATCAATTAGTTCATGAATATCGAACTATGCTTGCCGAGAAActtctaaataaatcaaattatgaTATTGATTCAGAGATACGTACTTTAGAACTCCTCAAG ATACACTTTGGAGAGAGCAGCCTACAGAAATGTGAGATTATGCTCAATGATCTAATTGGCTCAAAGAGAATCAACAGTAACATTAAAGCTACCATAAATCAGCCATCTCAGACCA GTGTTGAATTGGGAGACAGTGCAATATCCATGGATGTAATTTCTGCTACTATCATATCTTCTAATTTCTGGCCTCCAATACAG GATGAGCCCCTTAACCTGCCTGAGCCTGTTGACCAGCTCCTATCTGATTATGCAAAGAGATTTAATGAAATCAAAACACCACGTAAGCTGCTGTGGAAAAAAAGTCTTGGAACCATCAAG CTGGAGTTGCAGTTTCAAGATAGGGAAATGCAATTCACAGTAGCACCTGTTCATGCATCTATCATTATGAAATTTCAAGATCAACCAAG TTGGACCTCTAAAAAGCTTGCAGCTGCTATTGGGGTACCTGCAGATGTTTTAAATCGGAGAATAAATTTCTGGATAAGCAAG GGAATCATTGCAGAGTCACAAGGGGCAGATTCCTCTGACCATGTATACACCATTGTGGAAAACATGGCTGAGCCAAGTAAGAATGGAGCCAGTACTGGTTGTGCTCAGGAACTTCTAGGAGGTGAAGAGGAGGAAGAGAGATCTGTGGCATCTGTGGAAAATCAACTTCGTAAGGAAATGACTGTATATGAG AAATTTATCCTGGGGATGCTCACAAACTTTGGTAGCATGGCATTAGATCGAATTCACAATACTCTCAAG ATGTTTTGCATTGCCGATCCCCCATATGACAAGTCACTCCAGCAACTACAAAGCTTTTTATCTGGTCTAGTTTCTGAGGAGAAGTTAGAACTTCGGGATGGAATGTACTTTCTAAAGAAGTAG
- the LOC100805741 gene encoding anaphase-promoting complex subunit 2 isoform X1 produces the protein MEEPNPCIFNPAILDSLTDDAVQEILDGYNGFCNATQSLLVGNGDLSVAPDFVSLVHVLCKHRLRSLVQDHFFRLLEETFERNGASRFWRHFDPYSRVAGLNKNDDLDQIDEDEIQSVLYKALEDITLEKQYQEKCLLMLVHALQSYKDQVSEDKHGFEGDRNYLTSKYQWIVSSVLMASLPRHFPVILHWYFKRKLEELSTIMDGEFGDDASQNKDCMDLDEKGKLCNKVGEMDVDECYNDHRFSENCKLVKNIGKVVLDLRNLGFTSTAEDAYASAIFLLLKAKVHDVAGDDFRSSVLQSIKSWIQAVPLQFLHALLVYLGDVVSYESTSSGLKSPLAPQPSSCCPGIDTPSEGLVRWKLRLEYFAYETLQDLRIAKLFEIIVDYPESSPAIEDLKLCLEYTGQHSKLVESFISALRYRLLTAGASTNDILHQYVSTIKALRTIDPAGVFLEAVGEPIRDYLRGRRDTIKCIVTMMTDGTGAHSSSSGNPGDSLLEELNRDEEIQENAGVDDDFNTDDRQAWINAMRWQPDPVEADPLKGSRNQRKVDILGMIVGIIGSKDQLVHEYRTMLAEKLLNKSNYDIDSEIRTLELLKIHFGESSLQKCEIMLNDLIGSKRINSNIKATINQPSQTSVELGDSAISMDVISATIISSNFWPPIQDEPLNLPEPVDQLLSDYAKRFNEIKTPRKLLWKKSLGTIKLELQFQDREMQFTVAPVHASIIMKFQDQPSWTSKKLAAAIGVPADVLNRRINFWISKGIIAESQGADSSDHVYTIVENMAEPSKNGASTGCAQELLGGEEEEERSVASVENQLRKEMTVYEKFILGMLTNFGSMALDRIHNTLKVRMVLVLYPLKKKRTVLHLHLYKCLDTDSTIKISYMIVLSQMFCIADPPYDKSLQQLQSFLSGLVSEEKLELRDGMYFLKK, from the exons ATGGAGGAACCAAACCCGTGTATATTCAACCCTGCAATTTTGGATTCTCTCACTGATGATGCGGTGCAAGAAATCCTCGACGGCTACAATGGCTTCTGCAACGCTACGCAATCACTTCTCGTCGGTAACGGCGATCTCTCCGTCGCTCCCGACTTTGTTTCTCTTGTTCACGTTCTCTGCAAACACCGCCTCCGTTCCCTCGTTCAAGACCACTTTTTTCGACTCCTAGAG GAGACGTTTGAACGAAATGGGGCATCGAGATTTTGGCGCCATTTTGATCCTTATTCTCGTGTTGCAGGTTTGAACAAGAATGATGACCTTGAT CAGATTGATGAGGATGAGATTCAGAGTGTGTTGTATAAAGCTTTGGAAGATATTACTTTGGAGAAACAATATCAGGAGAAGTGTCTATTGATGTTGGTGCATGCTTTGCAATCTTACAAGGACCAGGTGTCAGAGGATAAGCATGGTTTTGAAGGAGACAGAAATTACCTTACCTCTAAGTATCAATGGATTGTCTCTTCTGTACTCATGGCCTCACTTCCTCGGCATTTCCCTG TTATACTGCATtggtattttaaaagaaaactggAGGAGTTGAGTACCATTATGGATGGAGAGTTCGGTGATGATGCATCTCAAAATAAGGATTGCATGGATTTAGATGAAAAAGGAAAACTATGCAACAAAGTTGGTGAAATGGATGTTGATGAGTGCTATAATGACCATAGGTTCTCGGAAAACTGTAAACTTGTGAAGAACATTGGAAAAGTTGTTCTTGATCTTAGGAATCTTGGATTTACTTCCACGGCTGAAGATGCTTATGCTTCTGCTATATTTTTACTACTGAAG GCAAAAGTACATGATGTAGCTGGTGATGATTTTCGGAGTTCTGTTTTACAATCTATCAAAAGCTGGATACAG GCTGTTCCTCTTCAGTTTCTTCATGCGCTTCTTGTCTATCTTGGTGATGTCGTTAGTTATGAGAGTACTTCATCAGGTCTGAAATCACCTTTGGCACCACAGCCATCTTCATGCTGTCCTGGAATTGATACTCCCTCTGAAGGGCTTGTGAGATGGAAGTTGCGGCTGGAATATTTTGCATATGAAACACTACAAGATTTAAGAATAGCCAAATTATTCGAGATAATTGTTGATTATCCTGAGAG CTCTCCTGCAATTGAAGACTTAAAATTGTGTCTTGAATACACTGGACAACATTCAAAGCTGGTGGAATCATTTATTTCAGCACTGCGTTATCGCTTGCTTACTGCAGGCGCCTCAACCAATGATATATTACACCAATATGTTTCAACTATCAAAGCACTTAGGACAATAGACCCTGCAGGTGTTTTCCTTGAGGCAGTTGGTGAACCCATAAGAGATTATTTAAGAGGAAGGAGAGATACCATAAAGTGCATAGTAACCATGATGACAGATGGGACTGGTGCACATTCAAGTTCATCTGGAAATCCTGGAGATAGCCTTCTCGAAGAGTTGAACAGAGATGAAGAGATTCAAGAGAATGCTGGTGTTGATGATGATTTTAACACTGATGATAGGCAAGCATGGATCAATGCCATGCG ATGGCAACCTGACCCTGTGGAAGCAGATCCATTAAAGGGAAGCAGAAACCAAAGGAAGGTTGACATCCTTGGGATGATTGTTGGCATAATTGGTTCAAAAGATCAATTAGTTCATGAATATCGAACTATGCTTGCCGAGAAActtctaaataaatcaaattatgaTATTGATTCAGAGATACGTACTTTAGAACTCCTCAAG ATACACTTTGGAGAGAGCAGCCTACAGAAATGTGAGATTATGCTCAATGATCTAATTGGCTCAAAGAGAATCAACAGTAACATTAAAGCTACCATAAATCAGCCATCTCAGACCA GTGTTGAATTGGGAGACAGTGCAATATCCATGGATGTAATTTCTGCTACTATCATATCTTCTAATTTCTGGCCTCCAATACAG GATGAGCCCCTTAACCTGCCTGAGCCTGTTGACCAGCTCCTATCTGATTATGCAAAGAGATTTAATGAAATCAAAACACCACGTAAGCTGCTGTGGAAAAAAAGTCTTGGAACCATCAAG CTGGAGTTGCAGTTTCAAGATAGGGAAATGCAATTCACAGTAGCACCTGTTCATGCATCTATCATTATGAAATTTCAAGATCAACCAAG TTGGACCTCTAAAAAGCTTGCAGCTGCTATTGGGGTACCTGCAGATGTTTTAAATCGGAGAATAAATTTCTGGATAAGCAAG GGAATCATTGCAGAGTCACAAGGGGCAGATTCCTCTGACCATGTATACACCATTGTGGAAAACATGGCTGAGCCAAGTAAGAATGGAGCCAGTACTGGTTGTGCTCAGGAACTTCTAGGAGGTGAAGAGGAGGAAGAGAGATCTGTGGCATCTGTGGAAAATCAACTTCGTAAGGAAATGACTGTATATGAG AAATTTATCCTGGGGATGCTCACAAACTTTGGTAGCATGGCATTAGATCGAATTCACAATACTCTCAAGGTAAGAATGGTTTTAGTCTTGTAccccctgaaaaaaaaaagaacagttTTACACCTTCACCTATATAAATGTTTGGACACAGATAGCACGATCAAGATTAGTTACATGATTGTATTGTCACAGATGTTTTGCATTGCCGATCCCCCATATGACAAGTCACTCCAGCAACTACAAAGCTTTTTATCTGGTCTAGTTTCTGAGGAGAAGTTAGAACTTCGGGATGGAATGTACTTTCTAAAGAAGTAG